A genome region from Methanobacterium aggregans includes the following:
- a CDS encoding UDP binding domain-containing protein encodes MYIVRKLDETGANLRLYDPKAMNNFKLSFPEEVNIKYFKNKYESLKDSDALLIVTD; translated from the coding sequence ATATATATCGTAAGAAAACTCGATGAAACAGGTGCTAATTTAAGGTTATACGATCCTAAAGCCATGAATAATTTTAAACTGTCATTTCCTGAAGAAGTAAACATAAAATATTTTAAAAACAAATATGAATCTTTAAAAGATTCAGATGCATTGCTAATTGTTACAGACTGA
- a CDS encoding UDP-glucuronic acid decarboxylase family protein has protein sequence MKTVLIAGAAGFIGSHLCDNFLKEGFKVIGIDNFISGNPNNLSHLKNNKNFKFVKQDLTDPIQIDEDIDLVLHFASPASPVDYLKYPVETLEVNSIGTLNLLNLSREKNSRYLLASTSETYGDPLIHPQPESYWGNVNPVGPRSVYDEGKRFSEAISMAYHRTYHLDVRIIRVFNTYGPRMKIGDGRVVPNFISQALNGENITIYGDGSQTRSFCYIDDLIEGIFKVALSKNIEGELFNLGCPEEYKIIDFAEIIIEKTNSNSKISYKTLPVDDPKRRCPDISKVEKVLGWEPKITLDEGITKTIEFFKSKLNSK, from the coding sequence ATGAAAACGGTATTGATAGCAGGTGCAGCAGGATTCATTGGGAGTCATTTATGTGATAACTTCCTAAAAGAAGGCTTTAAAGTAATTGGTATTGATAATTTTATCTCTGGAAACCCCAATAATTTATCCCACTTGAAAAACAATAAAAATTTCAAATTTGTAAAACAAGATTTAACAGATCCTATACAAATAGATGAGGATATTGATCTAGTACTACATTTTGCATCTCCTGCCAGTCCTGTGGATTACTTAAAATATCCTGTAGAAACCCTCGAAGTTAATTCTATTGGAACACTAAACCTATTAAACCTGTCTCGGGAAAAAAATTCCAGATATCTGCTTGCTTCAACATCTGAAACCTATGGTGATCCTCTTATCCACCCCCAACCAGAAAGTTATTGGGGTAACGTAAATCCTGTGGGTCCACGTTCAGTTTATGATGAAGGAAAAAGATTTTCAGAAGCAATTTCTATGGCATATCACAGAACCTACCATCTTGATGTTAGAATAATTAGAGTATTCAACACTTATGGTCCAAGAATGAAAATTGGAGATGGTAGAGTTGTCCCTAATTTTATTTCCCAAGCATTAAATGGAGAAAATATTACTATATATGGTGATGGAAGTCAAACAAGAAGTTTTTGTTATATAGATGACTTAATAGAAGGTATTTTTAAGGTTGCTTTGAGTAAAAATATTGAAGGCGAATTATTTAACCTTGGTTGTCCAGAAGAGTATAAAATAATAGATTTTGCCGAAATAATCATTGAAAAAACAAATTCAAATTCAAAAATTTCATACAAAACACTTCCAGTGGATGATCCAAAACGTAGATGTCCAGATATAAGTAAGGTTGAAAAAGTTTTAGGTTGGGAACCCAAAATAACTCTTGATGAAGGGATCACAAAAACAATTGAATTTTTCAAGTCAAAATTGAATAGTAAATGA